The window agggggacacccgggggacaTGGAGTGAGCggcggggacacgcggggacacgggggggacatggAGTGAGCGGCGGGGACACGCgggggacacccgggggacaCGGAGTGAGAggcggggacacgcggggacaggggggaacACGGATTGAGAAgtggggacacgcggggacacgcggggacacgaggggggacacgggggaacACGGATTGAGAAgtggggacacgcggggacacgTGGGAACACGAGGGGGGACACGCGGTGAGCGGTGGGGACAGCGAGGGGGTGATCGCTGGAGATGGACCCGGGTGGGATTCCCAAggaatgtccccaaaatgtccccaagaTGGGATTCCCAGggaatgtccccaaaatgtccccaagaTGGGATTCCCAGggaatgtccccaaaatgtccccaagaTGGGATTCCCAGggaatgtccccagggtgggattcCCAGGGAATGTCCCCAAACAGGGCTGTGCCcgagctggaattcccagggaatgtccccagggtgtcctcgtgctgccattcccagggaatgtccccaagctgtccccgagctggaattcccagggaatgtccCCAGGGTCGGATTCCTAGGGAATGTCCCCGACCTGGGATTCCAAGGAATGTCCCCatgctggaattcccagggaatgtccccaagctgtccccagggtgaaattcccagggaatgtccccaagctgtccccagggtgaaACTCCCAGGGAATGTCCCCGCTTGGAGCCCCCCGGGGATGTCCCCAAGCGGGGTCCCCCTGGGGCCACCCCAAAGGGAATTGTCACATCCCCCCTGTCCCTTCTGGGGGTCCCTCTGTGGGACAAGGCTGTGCCCGTGGGGTGGgaggggacaccgtggggacaccgtggggacaccctggggatgTCCCGGCTCCgggtggggacaccgtggggacaccctggggctgtcccgggCGGTGACACCGCGGGACTGTCCCTCTCCGGGAGGTGACACCTCAGCTCTGTCCCCCCTCCCCGAAGTGACAtctcagctctgtccccactCAGGACGGTGACAcctcagccctgtccccccccaGCAGGTGACACCACAGCTCTGTCCCCCCCCGGAAGGTGACACCGTGGGGCTGTCCCGGGTCCAGGGGGTGAcaccacagccctgtccccactcaGGACGGTGACACCCTagccctgtccccccccccgggaggtgtcaccccatccccatccccacgCTCACCCGTGGGGCAGCCAGCTCTGGATGTGCCCGGAAGGTGACAACGTGGGGCTGTCCCCACTCAGGACGGTGACACCTCAGCTCTGTCCCCCCCCGGAAGGTGACACCGTGGGGCTGTCCCGGGTCCAGGGGGTGAcaccacagccctgtccccccccgGGAGGTGacaccccagccctgtccccccccaGCAGGTGACACCACAGCTCTGTCCCCCCCCGGGAGGTGacaccccagccctgtccccactcaGGACGGTGacaccccagccctgtcccccccccgGGAGGTGAcaccccatccccatccccatccccacgCTCACCCGTGGGGCAGCCAGCTCTGTCCCCCCCCGGCAGTGACACCGTGGGGCTGTCCCGGGTCCAGGGGGTGacaccccagccctgtcccccccccgGGAGGTGacaccccagccctgtccccccccccctGCAGTgaccccatccccatccccacgCTCACCCGTGGGGCAGCCAGCTCTGGATGCGCCCGATCAGCCCCAGGGACGGATCCACGTGGCAATAGCAGGAGCCGGCGGtggccaccaccaccaccatccagctggaGGGTGACGCGGGGTACACCCCACTCAGGAAACTGTTCTGtggggacagcggtgtcacCCCAACGCCGGGGGTCGCGCCGGGGCTCTCGGGGAGGGGGACACGAGGGTCTCCGAGCTCACCTTGGCGCGGACCAAGCGTTTTTTCCACGAGTGGACGGCGGCCAGGTAGAGCTGGCGCACGGCCTCGCGGCTCAGCTGGAAGTCCAAGCCCTCGGGGGTGACGGTGAACTGGAAAGCCACGGCCTGGTGAGCCTCCGCCATGCTGGGGACACGCTGGTGGCACCTgcggggggacagaggggacgtCAGAGAGGGGACGGGCACGCCACGAGGGTGGGTGACATCATGGGAGCGGTGGGTGACACCCCGGGGGCGGTGGGTGACATCTGGGGACGGGCACACCACGAGGGTGGGTGACATCCCCGGGGGTGGGTGACATCCCGGGGATGGTGGGTGACATCCCGGGGGTGGTGGGTGACATCCCCAGGGGGTGGGTGACATCCTGGGGCGGTGAGTGACATCGTGGGTCAGTGGGTGACACCCTAGGGGGGTGGGTGACATCCTGGGGGGGATAAGTGACATCCCGGGAGTGGTGAGTGACACCCTGGGAGCGGTGGGTGACACCCCGGGGACGGGCACAACCGAGGGTTGGTGACATCCTGGGGTGGTGGATGACATCGTGGGTCAGTGGGTGACATCCCGGGGTCAGTGGGTGACATCCTGGGGGCGTTAGGTGACACCCCGGGGACAGTGGGTGACATCCCGGGGACAGTGGGTGACATCCCGGGGTCGGTGCCACCACAGCGGTGCCACCACAGCGGTGTCACCGCGGTGTCGCAGCCCCGTCACGTGGCgctggccctgtccccactgAGGGAAGGGTCAGCGCTGTCACCGCGGCCACCACCGGCCCCGGAGGGGACAACGGGGAGGACACCCcggtctctgtccctgtccctgtccctgtcccctgtccctgtcccctgtccctgtccctgtcccctgtccccgtccctgtcccctgtccctgtcccctgtcccctgtccctgtccccggtccctgtcccggtccctgtccctgtcccctgtccctgtccccggtccctgtcccggtccctgtccctgtccccggtccctgtccccggtccctgtcccctgccggACCCCGCAGGTGGCACCTGTCCCCTGCCCCGTGTCGCCGTGTCCCCTGCGGGAGTGAGGGACAGGCGGCACGGACACAGCCGGGGgtggcactgtcactgtcaccaccgggggtggcactgtcactgtcaccaccggggtcccgggggtgtcacCGGCACTGTCACCAGGGGGGTCccacactgtcactgtcaccacggggctggcactgtcactgtcaccaccgggggtctctgggggtgtcacagtgtcactgtcaccgcgggggtcccgggggtgtcacACTGTCACTAGGGGGGTCccacactgtcactgtcaccacgggggtcccgggggtgtcacactgccactgtcaccacCAGGGCTGGCATTGCCACCACGAGGGTCCCGGGGCTCccacactgtcactgtcactgtcaccagggATGTCccacactgtcactgtcactgtcaccacggggctggcactgtcactgtcacccgGGGGGTCCCCTCCCCGCTCCGGGGGTGTCACAAAGCcccccccagctctgggacccccGGGGTGGGCACAGCCAGTGGGGGGTGcgacccccgtgtccccctccgGCGGGTGGCcctgtcccccgctgtccccccgtgtccccccactgtcccccgtgtcccccgctgtcccccgtgCCCCTCGGGCGGGTGAccctgtccccccgtgtccccccggcGGGTGACACCcgtcccctgtgtcccccggtgtcccccgtgtccctcgGGCGGGGTGGCACCCGTGTCTcgctgtcccccgtgtccccccgtggCGGGTGGCCCTGGCCcgtcccccgctgtcccccgtgGCGGGTGGCcctgtcccccgctgtcccctgtgGCGGGTGGCcctgtcccccgctgtcccctgtgGCGGGTGGCCCTGTCCCTCGCTGTCCCCCGTGGCGGGTGGCCCTGCCCCCCGCTGTCCCTCCCGCACCTGGTTGGCgggtggccctgtcccctcgtgtccccccgTGGCGGGTGGCcctgtcccccgctgtccccgcccAAGGTCACGGCGGCTCCGGGCCCCGCCCGCCCCACGGAGCccccgagcggggccgggccccgtcccgggggtctcgggggggcggcggggccgggacccccggatttggggggggatccagggagggacccccgggccgggcggggcggtgGGGGCGGGGGTCTCTCCCCACGGACACCGCCCCGgggtgggtggggagggggtttggggggtaccgggggtgtccccgagccccccgggcCCGGTGcgcgccccctccccagggcccGGTACCTGCgggggcggcggctccgggggaCGGCGGCTCCTGCGGCAGCCGGTAACCGGACACCGGACACCGGCACCGGGCGTGCCCCGAGCGGCTGCGGAGCCGCTCCGCCCCCCCGGGGGGACCGCGACACCGGGGGGGACAGCGACACACCGGGGGGGGACAGCGACACACCGGGGGGAACcccgggctggggacagggacaccgggcgGGACAGCGACACCGGGGGGGACAGCGACACACCGGGACGGGCAGCGGGGACCCCGGCGTGGGGACCGCGACACCGGGGGGGACCCCGACACAGCGGTGACCCCGGGGGGACCCCGATCCCGCGGCGGAACGCGAATCCCGGGATGCGGAGCGGTGTCGCGGGATGAGGGACGGTGACATGTCGCGACAGGGACGGGGACATCCCGGGATGAGGGACGGTGACATGTCGCGACAGGGACGGGGACATCCCGGGATGAGGGACGGTGACATctcgggacagggacagggacatcccGGGATGAGGGACGGTGACATCTCGGGACAGGGACCGGGACATCCCCGCGGGTCCCGTGTCCCGCCCGGGGTGacgggacagggatggacagaaccgggacagaaccggggTGGGACGAGGTCCcggggggacagtggggagaaaggggacagagggggacaagaggggacagtggggacagtgaggacagaggggacagagggagtggggacagtggggacagtggggacagaggggacaagaggggacagtggggacagaggggacatcgTCATCCCGAGGGTTGTGGCAGCCCCGGGGGGATCCACAtcccgggacagggacacgggacacgaacctgggacagggacacgggacagggacagggacacgggacagggacccaggacagggacacgggacacgggacagggacaaggacccgggacagggacacggaaCAGGGACACGAGACAGGgagaggtgacagtgacagtgacccaggacagggacaggggacagggacaggggacagggacacgggacagtgacagtgacccgggacagggacagtgacccgggacagggacacgggacagggacagtgacccGGGACATGTGACAGTGACCCAGGACATGGGACAGGGACGGTGGCTCTGCCGCGGGCTCCGGGGGTTCGGGGTGTCCGTGCCCCGGGCAGTGgccgctgtccccgtgtccctctcgTCACCTCCCCCGTGCCCGCTGTCCCCTGCTGCAGGCACTGCCTGGCCCCTGCTTGTCACCTGCTTGTCACCTGGTTGTCACCTGCCCGACACCTTGAGTGTcacctgcctgtcccctgcccggtgtcctgactgtcccctgtcccctgtcccggctgtccccttgtcccctgtccccaccctgaagggacacggggaggggtCCCCCAgcagccgggacccccccgtgtcaccccccagtgtcacccccagtgtcacccccgtgtcacccccagtgtcaccccccgTGTCATCCTTGTGTCACTCCCGTGTCACCCCCCGTGTAACCCCACCGTGTcatccccagtgtcaccccccgtgtcaccccccgtgtcacccccagcccccctcgCTCCGCCCCACGGTGATTGGGGGTCCGGGGGGGGCCGGATTTgaggggtgggatttggggagggggaatttggggggtgggatttggggggtgggatttggggagggggagatttggggagctgaaagaggagggggaattttggggaggggatttggggaggggcaAGAAGAggcgggaatttggggagggggagatttggggagggatttggggtgggaattggggagggAGGATTTGagggtgggatttgaggggtgggatttgaggggtgggatttgaggaggggggattttgaggggttggatttggggagGTCAGAATTTGAGGGTGGGATTTGAGGACGagagatttggggaggggaggattttggggtgtgggatttggggagattgggggtgggatttggggaggggcgatttggggtgggatttgaggggtgggatttggggaggtcAGAATTTgaggggtgggatttggggagggggagatttggggtgggatttgaggggtgggatttggggttggggaggattttgaggggtgggatttggggagggatttggggggtgggatttgaagaggattttgggggtgggatttgagggtgggaattggggtgggatttggggagggggcgattttgggggtgggatttggggtgggatttggggagggggtgatttgggatggggtttggggtgggaattggggtgggatttggggaggggaggattttgggggtgggatttgaggggtggggtttggggtgggatttagggtgggatttggggaggggcgATTCGGGGTGGGATTTGAGAGGTGGgaattggggtgggatttggggaggggaggattttggggggtgggaattggggagggggagatttggggggtggggtttggggagggggagatttggggagtTAAGAATTTgaggggtgggatttggggagggatttggggtgggatttggggaggggggaatttggggtgggatttgaggaggggggaatttggggtgggatttgaggggtgggatttgaggggtggga is drawn from Poecile atricapillus isolate bPoeAtr1 chromosome W, bPoeAtr1.hap1, whole genome shotgun sequence and contains these coding sequences:
- the LOC131591552 gene encoding carnitine O-palmitoyltransferase 1, muscle isoform-like, translated to MAEAHQAVAFQFTVTPEGLDFQLSREAVRQLYLAAVHSWKKRLVRAKNSFLSGVYPASPSSWMVVVVATAGSCYCHVDPSLGLIGRIQSWLPHGESLSPEARTAVSTVSPGVPAESLSPEARTAVSTVSPGVPECPRVSLRVPTAHSVSPVSPASL